The Equus asinus isolate D_3611 breed Donkey chromosome 16, EquAss-T2T_v2, whole genome shotgun sequence DNA segment ggagggcaagaaGACGCATGGCTCAGGGGTAGGGAGTGGGGGCTAAATGGTGAGGgactgggcagggcagggctgagcAAGGGGTCCAGTGTATGAACTGGCCTGTGCACAGCAGCCTTCTGGTCCCCATGCTCCCAGGGCGGTCACCAAGGGATCGAGTGCTCAGCTCTGAAAGCTGGGGAGACTGTGGAAGGAAGGACCAGTGTCAGCTCACACCCATCTCTTCCTTGAAGGCTTGGTGGCTCCCCAGAGAAGAATGTCGTCAGTCCCTCTTTGGACTCCCGGAGAGAGACCTGGCGGAAAAGCCTGTGGAGAATTGTTTCCTCTGCATCTGGTGCCGGGCCTGGGGTCTCTGTTTGTCAACAGGGTTAGAAGTCAGGAAGAAATGCTGGTCACAGAGCAGGGGAGAACAAGGACACGCTGGAATTTGTTGGCACCTCTGTGCCTGTCTCTCACCCCCTCTGACCGTGCCAACCTTCTCCtggctgctgcttcacttctGTCCAAATCTTCTGCACGTTTCTCTTTTGGTCACCTCTAATCTAGAATCACAGAGGGAAAACAAACGCTGGGAATACGTGGTTCCAGATTAGCCAAATTGACACACTACACAACCCCCCGCAGAACCGTCTTGAAGGGTTGAGAACAGTACCCATAAAAACATAATTTACCTTTTGAAAAGGATTACTCTGATTGCCATGAGGAAAATAGACTCTAGAGAACTAATTGTGGACAGAGAGAGACCAGCTAAAGACTATGGCAGTAATGTAGTCGGAGATGGGAGTGGCTTGAATTAGAGGGGTAACAGAggaggaggtgacttttggaattgggatatatatatatatatatatatacatttttttttttactttttgttgagATTACGATAGTttgcaaccttgtgaaatttcagttgtacattattatttctcagtcgtgttgtaggtgcaccatttcaccccttgtgcccaccctccacccccctttcccctggtaaccactaatctgttctttttgtccacctgtttaacttccacatatgagtggagtcatacagagattatctttctctatctggcttatttcacttaacataataccctcaaagtccatccatgttgttgtgaatgggacgattttatccttttttatggctgagtagtattccattgtgtatatataccatatcttctttattggAATTGGGATGTATTTTAAAGGTAGCGCTGATAGGCTTTGCTGATGAATTGAATGTAGcatgggagaagaaaagagaagtcagTGATGACATCAAGGGTTTCAGCCTGACCAAATGGTGGTGCCATTCCTTGAAATGGAAAAGATTGAGGGGGAAATGAGTTTTGGGGTTGGGGAAATTACATATTCTCTTTGACCGTATTAAGATTGACATGCCTGTTCGATATCCAGGTGGAGATGTGGAAGTAGCTGTATCTACAGTGCAACTCTGGGGTGCAGGAAAGAGGTTGGGGCTGAGATGCACATGTGGGAGTCAGCATCTGGATGATATGGGCATATAGCGAGATTGAGCTAATGACAGGGCCATGGGCTTAGATGTATTACCCAAAGAGGGTTTATTGATGGAGAGTAGTTTGGAGCCCTAAGGTAAAACCAACATTTAGAAGTCAGGAAGAATAGGATAGTgtccaagaagaagtagaaagtaAGGAGGACATCCAGATGAGGCTTCTGCGAGGTCAGAggaagatgatttttttaagatagaaaatattaGTATGTTTGTATTCTGATAGAAATGGaagggctagccccatggccaagtggttaagttcacacactccactgcggttcactagtttggatcctgtgcatggacctacacaccactcatcaagccatgctgtggcggcgtccctcatagaagaactagagtgacttacaGCCACGATAGaaaactatgtcctggggctttggggaaggaaaaaaaaagagagagaacttgaTAGTGCTGGAAAGAAGGGATAATGTCAGGGCAAAGTCACTTAATAGCTGAGAGGTCATGAAAATAGAGTGTTATTTTACATTATAAGCTTTTTATATTATAAGCTTATGTTATAGGCAGCTTTTGTCCTCTGTGTTTCTACTCTCTGGTCAATTAGGGTGCTTTTGACTGCAAGTCAAAAAAGTCAAGGAAACCCGAGTCAAACTTGCTTAAACAATTAATAGACTTATGTCCTGTGAAAAGTCCACGAGTGGGGCAAAGCTTGATCCAGCAGCTTGGCGATGTCGCCAAAGACTTAGTTTCTTTCCATCACCCTGCACCGATTCGTCCACTCTGCAATATGTCAGCTCCGATTAAGGCTGGCTCCCTTTGTGGTCTCAAGATGACTGCCAGCAGCTCTTGTGGCTAcgtgtttcttcattttgttcactAAGAGAGTAGCCCAGTATTCCCAGAGAAAACCCTGAGATTCACCCTTTCTGGACTAGGTCAGGTCGCATGCCTGCCCCAAAACCAATTTCTGCAGCTGTGCTGAAGGAATGCGCTGATTGGCAAATCCAGATGAGCAGGGGCGACGGGAAAAGAGTAGTGTCCGCTGTAAGCATGTGGACAAAGTCACATTGTAACAGGACTAAACGTCCTCAGGCCACCACTGGACAAAGATAACACATGCTAAGTACACATGTCCTAGAACAGGTACAAATTGCATCTGGGAATGAGTTTACTTGCTATTTGATGGATAGAGATAATAAttgttcctttgtttctttaacaGACAGGTACTTAGATTATAGGCCATTGGCTAAGGTAAAATGTCATTGGATTTCACAAGTATTAGTTTCTTGTGAAACTTGGTCAATAATTTAAGatggtaaaaataatttaagatggTAAAAATCTCTCTTCAAAGCACAAAAGTTTAGTTTACTAACAATTAGCTTTGTGGCTACATGAAGGGCCAGGATAAGTGAGGCAGTATAATGTGGCCCATTGCAGGGCAGCAGTTTCTGGATACAGCCAACAATTTATGGTCTGGTTTTCCGCTCCAGGGCTAATTACGGTGTGGATTTTCACAGCAGCTGTTTAGTGTCAGCTATAAAGAGAGGTGTGGAAACCTGAGGCATGGTTAAAATTTCAGTCCTGAAGCTTCCTGATCATTGCAGTGCAGCCTCATTCGAATCTGTAATGAATTCCTTCCCTGTGAACAGCCAGACACCTCATTACTACCCGAGACCTGCTTCTACTCTGCCAGTACTTTCTTTAGTGGGACCATTCAAATTCCTTAGATTATGAGGCCACAGAATTCCATAATGCTGTAATTATTCCTGGCAGAGAAAGAGCAGCCTGATGGAAACGCCCCGTCAGCTGGTCAGACGCCCTCTCTGGGGAGCTGTTCCAGCCCGCATGCAGCATACTGAGCCCTTTTCCCCTGACAGCCCCGTGAGAGCAGGAATGCAAGATAATGGCCAAAACAAGCTTCTTTCAGGACATGCCCCCACGCCAGCCTCTCTTTTGTTGACTCTGCTGCACCCGCCCCCCCTTCTCTGGCACGACAAAACGCCGCAACAGTGTACGATGCAGCCTCTCCAGGATCGACAGAGATTGATTATAGcaagaaatcaacaaaaccaacCCAATAACCCAACCAGTGGTCTGTTTCCCTTCATGTCTCCAAAGtttctaccatttttttcttctctcaggcTACCATTTTTACTGGGACATCAAAGTTTTGTCTTGTCCATTCTTTAGAATGTGATGTTATACCAGACAATTCTTGCTTAGGGCTTTATTGACAATGCTTAGAGTTCTTTGGAGCAAAGAGACAAAGtggatttaaaatttatgaacaGCTGGACGGTGAACCAAGCCCTTGCTTCTTCTACCGCTCGCTCAGTGTCTGCTTGGTGGGGTCACTTCCAGATGGGTGTGCCATCAAGATGCTTTTTCTGGATTGCGCTGGCCCAGCCTTCCACCATGGGAAGCAAATGCAGTTGTGGCCCAACTAGGTGCCAGGAATCTCATTTTCATCTCTCGTTAGAAACCTCTTCCAATACAGCTGTGAGATCAAGACTGTTCTgctatattttatttgcatttgaatGGAGGACTCACTGTTTCCACATTCTGGAGGGAGGTAATGAAGTCAACTCAACTCAGCCACAACTAAGAACCCACGGGCAGGGCCACCCTAAAGAGGCAGTGAACATGAGACAGACCCAGTGCAGCCCACAAAGAGCGCTCAATCTAGTTTGCTCTTAATTAACTCTAGAGACCCTGCTCATCTATCTTAGATTGTCCTTTTATCCGACTTTCTTTCAAGACAATATCagaataatttttcttcctttctcctctccaacTTTCACCCACAACTCAAGCTAATGCCCATGAAAACTAATGCTAAGTGTGCAGGAGACTGGATCGTTTTCTCCCTTCCCTGTAACGCTATACATCTCTGCCCGCTGCCGTGTGACTTGTGGTAACCTCCCATAGGCAGAGTATTGTCAGGCTTGTTTGTATCTTTCTTGGGCCAGAGGCACGCAACCAGAAGCGACAGTGGGCCAGAATGGAAAAGAAGTTTTAAGAGGCGGCTTACAGCTGGAAGATGTGGCTGCCTATTTCTAAGAGTTCtttgcttttccctctctcctcatccAAATAGGGACTTCACTTTTGGTTTGGGTCCTAGAATGAGAACATTAAGAAAAGCTGCAGTCGACTTACAACCACCAAACTGTCATgtgagttaaaaataaagataattttgtgGTAAGTCACTGAGAATTTTAAGgtcatttgttactgcagcagagCCAACTAATAAAGACCaaatcataaataataaatagaagaCATAACAAATACAATAGTCACAATTCCCAGTCACctttatttatataaaagtatattaaataaattatctcaATATATACAAACAGAACAATATTACCTCTATAAATAGTAAATCCCCATAtataaaacctttttaaaaattatataaatatatacaatgctGACCATGGAAACTTAAAAGTACCTTAAATTATAAACTCTACGTAGTTTGTTTGTATAGTAGTCCTATAAAAACATCGTCAGCTGTCAAATGTTTCATCAACAGCATGTAAGTCAGGTAAAGTGCTAAACTGCAATGCATGTTGGGATGTGCCCATAACAGAAGTCTTCTGCATTTAACACATTCATAGAAAAGTTTGCCAATTATTTTGAACCTCCAAAAGAACTCAGAAGAAAGAAGAACCTAAACACCATATTACAAAAGGACAGATGTATGTTGAAAAAGTTCACCCAAATTTCCATTTTACTCTCCCACGTGGCTTGAAGTCAGCCTCTCGAGAGTTCTCCAAAAGCCCACCCAGGATTTTTTAAGGCATTTGtccatttgtttttgcttagatGACCTGGTTTCATCTTGAGTGTAGAATATACAGTCTAAAGCATGATATGTGCAAAAGGTGCCATAGTGTTAAAAcagcaattttaaaaaactcGGAATTGGTTGTACCATTCATTACATTCCAAAGTGTCTAATGCTCACGTGGAAACCAGAATGCTAATTGTGAGAACTGGTCGGATAAAGAGCTTTCTTTGAGCCCAAGGGTGTTCTGTTCCCAAATACTCATTTGTGTTTCCATATATTCTATTCTCTTAAGTTCTTGGTCACAGTGCAGTATCAGCTCTGCGGGGGCTGGCAGCACCCATGAGCGTTCTTTAAACAGTACGGAGGGGGGCATGCTCCTTCCCCAGGCGCCCTGATCGCACCTTCCTGCACTTGTACAGAGACACAGCCAGGATGATGATGGAGATGATGACCACAATCACCACCACGCCAATGACGACTAAcgtttctgaaaaataaaaggtaCCAAGTCAATTTAGAGAGAGAGCTCGAAGTCAACTTATCAGTCGGCAGAACTGAGGGCATAACCCCAAGTTACACCATCCTGCTTtttcataatttgaaatttttcctcCACTCTTTCCACCACAACACATTTTGATTAGGAAAGAATTTGTCAAACCCTAGATGTTTTAGGGCAATTGACAATGGCAAAAAGCATTTAACGGGCCATTTAATAAATTGGATAATGCTGACAGTCTAGAAAAGATACACGCACATGGAAGCGAGAACAGCTGTTAGAAACAAGTGGCTAAAAATAATGCTGAGTTTGGTGGCAATGACTACAGTAGAAGATGAACTGTCcgggcaaagagagagagacagaatgcCAGCAGGATTTAGGGGAAGAAGAGATGATAACTGGTTGGGGCAAAAGAAGGCTTCTGGGTGGAGGTGGCATTTGAAACGGTTCTCAAAGGACCCATTTCAGCAGATAGAGAAGAGGCGGGGAAGAGCCATCTGGGGATGCACAAAGACAGAGAGGCCGCGAGACCCAAGCTGGCTTTAGGAAGATGGATGTGAGGGCTGTGGGTACGACGGCCCAGAGGGGTGCAgggccagagggaaggagagcCCTTCCTTTCTGTCAGCGTCAATCAACAggacagaatttattttaaagtgtttttaaacttttaaatcttGTCTTAGCAAGGAGCTTAGGTCATCATTACTAGGCTCCGACTCTTTTGTTCCCTGGAAGGACTCAGAGTACTTCCTCTATAAAGCTGGAGGGACACCCATAGGCTTTCAGCCTCGTGTATGTGTCAGAACACCTACAGCCCTTCCAGTTAGGAACCACTCCTCACGTGGTATCTGGGCCCCAGCGTGTACATGCACGGACACACACATGTTGGCCAtgggcacacacatgcacatgggTATATCTGATAGGCTCAATCCCTTCCCTTCATCGGTTGGACTTTGTATCCTCGGTGGCAACAGCCCATGATGGGTGCTCACAGTGTCTAGTGGGTGCTGCTGCAGCAGGTCCAGAAGTTGGCCCCAAGGCCCCAAGGTCAGAattcaaatatgaaaaaatgccCAGAGAAATCTGTGACTTTATGCTAAATCCTAAACACGTGTGTGTACTCAGCAGCGAGCTTAGCACACGGTAGGCGCTCAAGAAAACACTTCCTAATACAAGGGAACAACATAGAAACATTTCTAAACGCCTAAAATTGTAAGAGTATccccaaaaagacaaaaacaaaaaaaccaaggaAGTTTCTCCTGGTTCTGAGGGTGAGGTGGTCCTCTGAAGGCATCCAAGCCTTCCAGATGAATGACGGACAGAGCCACTCACCTCTGGACACGGCTTTGTGTTGGCTAGTGCACTCAATGGGACTTTCTGGACTCTTCTGGTTAGTTTTCCGTGATGGAATCACTGCTTGAACATTGAAGCAGTAGTCTTCTCCTTTATCCACATCAATCAAAAACTCACTAGTGTTTGTCTTCGCTGTTTTCTGTTAAAAGATAGAGTTCTTAATTCCTCTGGGCTCAGAGTGAATTCTCTCCCCTTTACTAAGTCACTGTGGAAGTAAAAGCCTGCGTGGACACATTTGACATATAAAGGATTGGAAGTGACTTGGCTAATCGGCTCCCGCTGTAACTGCTAAGGATGCTTTTTCTAAGACTGAAGATATCCAATTTAGGCCCATCCAAGCCAATTTAGCCCctttaaaagatatttgcactagaggaaaaaaggaagaatgaaggaTTGTTAGACGGAAAACAAATTCTGCCTCTGGAATCCTCAGTAACTAAGTAAAACTTAGAGATGCCTGGTCCAGCCCTTGGCAGAAGCACTTGGGTTATCCAAGGAGGCCTGTCCAGTCACAGGGCAGCTCAAAATCACAGGTGGACCTAGGACAGCTGGtgctctcccctccaccccaccgCCCTCGCAACCACCTTGTTCTGATCTGGTTCAACTGGGAAGGAGGTGGGCTGTAAAATCAAGGATCCACGATTTAAAACAAGTCATAAAAATGAAGAAGTCTCACCTTTCCTGTACTTGAAGCTTTCCAATAATAAAGCATGTAACTTAAGTTCTTGCCAAAAACATCCCGGAGGCTCAGGTATGTGCCGTTCACTCTGACTAACGTACGCGCATCTTGGACAGTCACATTTAGTTTTGTCCCAACTTGTTCAAAACTCTGAATGGTTGGCTGACTGAGGTTTGctaaaacacagaaaatgagCTTCACTGGAACCAAAGAATTCTATACAAAGGAGAATCCCACTTAGTTATCACACTTAATAACGAGCTAGTCATCCTTCATAAAACACCTGCACAGACTCAACTCCCTGACAGCAGAAAGCTCAGCGCCACCGGAGCTGAGCCCTGAGACATCCTATCGCAGCGCTGTCCGGTGGGAACACAATGGGAGCCACAGAgggaattttaaatttccttgtaGTCACATTAGAAAGTGTAAAAaggaacaggtgaaattaattttaataacatactTTATTTAATGCAATATAGCTAaagtatcatttcaacatgtaatcaatataaaaacttTGAGATCTTTTTCGAAATCCAATgcgtattttacacttacagcattAGCCGTCTTTCAAgcactcaatagccacatgtggttagtggctactgtattaaaGACCACAGTTGCATAAGATTCCATATTTGAGACACAATAAATTAGGGGCTGTGGGAAAGCCCAGGAAATGTTTTTTGGTACCTCAAGGAACTAGTTTTAACCACTGGGTCTCTGCAACTGCTTAATTACCTCATGTGCTTTGGTTAAACAACAGTAAAACAAATCCTAATATCTTAACACGAATTATATGCAAGTATGTGTGGGTATGTGTGagcataagcaaaataaatacatgaaatattttctacctcacaTCACAAAGGATTTGAAGTGGTCTACAAAAACCTCACTATAAAAGGAAATCGTGAGGATGCCATCAATGGAGGGAGCATGAACATCAACGTTGCTGCCGAGTTCCTGGGGTGGCCATGGGTGTGGGGTCTGTACTCTGGCTGAGCGCCGGGAGAGGcacacaggggctcagggaaggcaGCCCGATTCAGCTGGGGTAAGGCTGCCTCCTTTTTCCACCCTCAAAGCAGATACTAGAGGGGGAAAGTGGTTGACTGTCCCTCCCACTTCTCACCATCCCAGCCTGAGAAACTGTTCTCACAGGGTGGTCAGAAAAGCACCAACGACACAACACTTCCATCCTGATCCTTCATTTGAAGTCTTCCCAAAAGAGCAGCTGACTTCACACTGCCTAACGTGCTGCATGTGTTTATTTGAAACACCTAGTTTAGAACCATGGTCGTGACAAGAACATTTAAATCTCCTACTTGGCAGGAAACCTCTGCATTCCCTTATTAGATGCTAAGGTCAACTTACTGGGGCAAAGGCTGGCGAGAAAAGCATTCCATGTTTTCAAAACCAGCAGGAAGGAGCCAGGCTGGGAGCAGCCGGGAAGTGCTGGCACATCACGGGACTCAACTCATAGTCAAGTGATTAAAAAAGGTCAGCAAGCCCATCATGGGCTCAGAAGGAAACTCTCCCCATGGATCTGGGATCATTTGTGGCAAACCCTGAACTGGAATTACTGGTCTGGTGATGGGACAGAAAAttcaggatgtgtgtgtgtgtgtgtgtgtattttaaatataaatatatataaaatctcctaAATACACGTGGGGAAATGCTGAAACCCCAGCCTTGGGGGATTTCCTACTCCCAACTCCGCCCGCATCCAGCCAGTTACTGGTAGGGGGTCTGGGGACAAGGTAGTAGCGAAAGTTACTTGATGACATTGTTATCAAGTCCAAAGTTCACATTCTGTGAACCTCCTATCACATCCAGAATGAGCAATGAGCACTTACCCATTTCTGAGAGAGAAGATGTGTTTATGGATAAATACTTTTTATCTAGTGGCCCCTAAGGGTCACAAGCTCATGAGAATATTCAGAAGCTTATAAGAACAAGAAGGAAAGGTTACTACAAACCGAGCTACTTACTCTCCAGGAAAGGGGTGAACTCCGGGGCGTTTGTGAACGGAGGATCCCCTGCAGAACTGGTGGCGTTTGCCAGGTAGGAAGAGACCCGCGCCATGTACGTCCCTGTCACGTCTTTTACAACCTCATCGGTGAGGTCACACTCTGTGTCTGTTGTGTAGAAGCATTTGCTTTTCCAGTTTCCTAGTCTAGGGctacaggaggaaggaaggaagagaaacgGAACATGGTGACCTGCATCCAACAGGACAGATGGCTCGCTGGCTGAGTGTTTTGTTACAATAGCATCCATGACCAGTCTCTGCCAGGGCCCTGGTTTGCTGAGCGCTTCAGATGCTCTGTTTTGACAGGTCAGGCAACTGAGGCAAAGTGAGATTGGGGGAccagcccaaagtcacacagctggtcttGGAGCCAGACAACAGTTTGACTGCTGGGTCTGCGCTCTTAACCATTTTGTGCAGTATCTTCCTTAAAATGTAGACGATTTGTCAAGGTTACGTGGGAAAAAGAGGAATTTTCCATCAAGACCCGATTATTCAGTATAGTCTACTTATTATATTACATCATATTACTTTCTGTTTATTATATCACATTCTCTATTCCATGTGGAATATAATCAATGTAGCAATAATAGAGtctatatatcttatatattacATTCTATCGTGACCATAATTAGTGTGGTTATTTAACACTTATTAAATCTATTATACACCAAGTACTGTACTGGGCCCTTCACCCATTACTTCATTTGATATAATCCTTCCAAGAAGGTACTGGATCTTTTTTAGACATGAGAATACTGAAGCTCAGAGACACTCACTAACTTggacaaggtcacacagctaactaGGTGAGACCTGGGTCTGTTCATCTCATTATACTACATGCCTTCCTCACTTTCACAAGATGTGAACACCTCTTATGAAAGGATAATAACACAGGTAGTATCTGTCTAACAAAGTCTGAGAGACTAAAGAACAGATCCTTCTTTTGTAAGACGTCATTGAAGAGGAAATGATTTAAAGAACTTTACACTAAAGATGAAATTGTTCTAAAGGACCAAAACAATTCATAGATAAATGTCACTGCAACTTGATCCACATACTTCCATCCCACTTTAAGTGACAGCTACACTGCTCTTCCCTTCAGCATCATCGACCGCCAGAGCCCCACCCGTCATTCAGGGCCACGCTCCAGTCTCATTGGCCCCAGGAATCCCCAGATCCTCTTGCTTAGAAGTGATCTTGCCCTTCCCAGTCCCCAGCACCAGTATCTCCATTAAGCACCTAACGTGAACACAGTCTGCTTGGTACCAGGCTCCACGGCCTCATGCTCCCTGCCAGGCACCAGGCTTCGAGGTGGCCAGGCCGTGCTGAGTTTAGATGGTTTGCATTTACAGGTGGAATTCAGGGGGAAACAAGCTGCCAGATGGATTCAACTGTCTAAATTCATACAGAAGGACcatcaatatgtattttttaaaaatctgaactaAACAACTAAGCTAAGAGGGTACGGGTAAACACATTCTTTGTCCTAAAATTCACAAATTAAAATTGATACagaaatattttggtttcttaGATTTCCCTAATTTCTTGTGAGAAAAGCAGAGAGGCTGTCTTAATGCCAGAATGATCAAAATGCATTTTAACAAATTCTatcacttctattttaaaaagcaaatgagaaCAGGATGATACTTCTCCATTGCTATGGTAAACAAGTTGTTCCGATAACAGGAGAGAGACTGCTGGGCTCTGTGGCCACATTCCAGCTGAGAAAGCCAGTATTCGGTTCCTCCCAGCTCACACGTGGGAACCACAGTGCTCTACGGCAAAATTCAGTACAAACGCCTGGATCACCAAAATAACAGTGAAGTCGTGTGCACAGCTAACGAGGGTGCTTCTGCAGTAAGTTCTTCTGAACGCTATACCAGCATCAACACTTTAAAAGCCTTCGGCCTTCCTGTAGATATTGCCAAACCTCCTGATTCGGAAATAATAAAAGTCTCACCTGAATTACTAAAAAATTTCAACATAATCCAGACTCCCCAGTTAGGAATAGGTTGTTTTCTGGAAGCTTTGGAAGTTCGGTTTTAGAATTCAGAACATTCCCATGGAACCCACGTTACAGGTGATGGTTCAGTGCTAGGACCTGAGCCAACCTCCCAACCATTACTGAAACCAGTTTCCAAAGGGGATAAATGGAGCCGGAGCTCCCAGGAGGGGCCTCAGGCCCAGAAGTGGGGCCCCGTGGCTGGGGACAGGCTGGTAGGGGGTGTGGAAGAGGAGCAGCAGCTTACGGTGCTTTCTTTAGGGAAGAGAAACCCGGAGGGAAGGAGGCCCACTGAGGAGATGCAGAGGGAATGGCTTCCCATCCTCCTTCCAGCTTTGGG contains these protein-coding regions:
- the F3 gene encoding tissue factor translates to MATLAGSRVPLAEAAVLRTLLLGWVLLQVAGAAGTRDVVAAYNLTWKSTNFKTILEWEPKPINHVYTVEISPRLGNWKSKCFYTTDTECDLTDEVVKDVTGTYMARVSSYLANATSSAGDPPFTNAPEFTPFLETNLSQPTIQSFEQVGTKLNVTVQDARTLVRVNGTYLSLRDVFGKNLSYMLYYWKASSTGKKTAKTNTSEFLIDVDKGEDYCFNVQAVIPSRKTNQKSPESPIECTSQHKAVSRETLVVIGVVVIVVIISIIILAVSLYKCRKVRSGRLGKEHAPLRTV